Proteins encoded together in one Microbacterium sp. zg-Y625 window:
- a CDS encoding TRAP transporter large permease — MSAPVPLSTRATRTPSPFRDHRGGGIGFGISVAVTVLCTALVLFADLPNTTLGVLVVVLGITLTLVGLPVGMAMLGSALIGLWAIGGPRVVTSTMQQAAFGSADSWSYSVIPLFVLMGTLLWKSGLTASAFEAARQWLGNVPGGLAVATNFAGAGLAAGSGSTIGITFALGRVAIPEMMRAGYRPSLAVGTVAAAGALGQIIPPSLLLVIYAGAASVPAGPQLLAGIVPGIILAVMFAIMIAARAAISPTLAPRADLRDVTWATRVRSLGGIVPIAAVVAIVVGGLLFGVFTATESAAIGALAALTFGAVNVLMREKSWRAVGRMVKDSVIPTLASTGSIFLLILGIEVLTRTLALSQVASSLAQLIVDLELGRVELLLLLIVFYLILGMFMDELAMMLLTIPILIGPVQQAGVDPIWFGVFLVLMAEIGMLMPPLGILPFIVHRIASDPAVNLGRDIPLTAVFKGVIWFAGTALLLVLLIIFVPDLVTWLPQLSSAR, encoded by the coding sequence GTGAGCGCGCCCGTCCCCCTCAGCACGCGCGCCACACGCACGCCGTCCCCGTTCCGCGACCACCGCGGCGGCGGGATCGGCTTCGGCATCAGCGTCGCGGTCACCGTCCTGTGCACGGCGCTGGTCCTCTTCGCCGACCTCCCCAACACCACCCTCGGAGTCCTGGTCGTCGTGCTGGGCATCACCCTCACGCTGGTCGGGCTACCCGTGGGGATGGCCATGCTCGGGTCGGCTCTCATCGGCCTGTGGGCGATCGGCGGCCCGCGCGTCGTCACCTCGACGATGCAGCAGGCGGCGTTCGGTTCCGCCGACTCCTGGTCCTACAGCGTCATCCCCCTCTTCGTGCTGATGGGGACGCTGCTGTGGAAGTCCGGCCTCACCGCGAGCGCCTTCGAGGCGGCACGTCAGTGGCTCGGCAACGTGCCGGGCGGCCTGGCAGTCGCCACGAACTTCGCCGGAGCGGGACTCGCTGCGGGAAGCGGAAGCACAATCGGCATCACCTTCGCGCTGGGGCGGGTCGCCATCCCGGAGATGATGCGGGCTGGTTACCGCCCGTCGCTCGCAGTGGGCACCGTGGCCGCAGCCGGCGCACTCGGCCAGATCATCCCCCCCAGCCTGCTCCTGGTGATCTACGCCGGAGCGGCGTCGGTACCCGCCGGACCGCAGCTTCTCGCGGGTATCGTGCCGGGCATCATCCTCGCCGTGATGTTCGCCATCATGATCGCCGCTCGGGCCGCGATCTCGCCCACCTTGGCCCCGCGGGCAGACCTCCGCGATGTGACGTGGGCGACCCGGGTTCGGTCCCTGGGCGGCATCGTTCCCATCGCCGCCGTCGTGGCGATCGTCGTGGGTGGCCTCCTGTTCGGTGTATTCACGGCGACCGAATCCGCCGCGATCGGCGCCCTCGCCGCCCTCACGTTCGGAGCCGTGAACGTGCTGATGCGCGAGAAGTCCTGGCGCGCGGTGGGTCGCATGGTGAAGGACTCGGTGATCCCGACGCTGGCGAGCACCGGGTCGATCTTCCTGTTGATCCTGGGGATCGAGGTCCTGACCCGCACCCTCGCCCTCAGCCAGGTCGCGAGCTCGCTCGCCCAGCTGATCGTGGACCTCGAGCTCGGGCGCGTCGAGCTCCTCCTGCTCCTCATCGTCTTCTACCTCATCCTCGGCATGTTCATGGATGAACTGGCCATGATGCTCCTGACGATCCCGATCCTTATCGGGCCGGTTCAGCAGGCCGGCGTCGACCCCATCTGGTTCGGAGTCTTCCTCGTCCTCATGGCCGAGATCGGAATGCTCATGCCGCCGCTCGGGATCCTGCCCTTCATCGTCCATCGCATCGCCTCGGATCCGGCCGTCAACCTCGGACGGGACATCCCCCTCACCGCCGTCTTCAAGGGCGTGATCTGGTTCGCCGGCACAGCGCTGCTGCTGGTACTGCTGATCATCTTCGTACCGGACCTGGTCACGTGGCTTCCGCAGCTGAGCTCGGCACGATGA